A region of Rhodospirillales bacterium DNA encodes the following proteins:
- the tolB gene encoding Tol-Pal system protein TolB: MAGAAAAAVASSAVAQQRGLPVIDVTRPNSEPVTIAVTDFVGEGVGAQIAQVITADLERSGLFRPIDKAAFIEKITDPNRAPRFRDWMAINAQALVTGAATQQADGRLRVEFRLWDVAAGAQAVGRSYFTQSANWRRIAHIVADEIWKKITGEGGFFDTRVVYVAESGPGTARVKRLAIMDQDGANHRFLTDGRALVLTPRFSPTLQEVVYMSYASGAPQVYVMNVDSGRQELLGNFPGMTFAPRFSPDGNRVVMSLSADGNSDIYSMDVRSRSMSRLTNHPSIDTSPSYSPDGSQIVFASDRGGSQQIYIMGSGGGDGRRVSFGSGRYSTPVWSPRGDLIAFTKQDGGSFSIGVMRIDGSGERILASSYLDEGPTWAPNGRFLMFFRQAPNAGGRPGAVRLYMVDMTGQNLRPVPTPTDASDPAWSPLIPQ; the protein is encoded by the coding sequence ATGGCCGGCGCCGCCGCCGCCGCCGTGGCGTCGTCGGCGGTCGCGCAGCAGCGCGGCCTGCCCGTCATCGACGTGACGCGGCCGAACAGCGAGCCGGTGACGATCGCCGTCACCGATTTCGTCGGCGAGGGCGTCGGCGCGCAGATCGCGCAGGTCATCACCGCGGACCTCGAGCGCTCCGGATTGTTCCGGCCGATCGACAAGGCCGCGTTCATCGAGAAGATCACCGATCCGAACCGCGCGCCGCGCTTCCGCGACTGGATGGCGATCAACGCCCAGGCGCTGGTCACCGGCGCCGCCACGCAGCAGGCCGACGGCCGGCTGCGGGTGGAGTTCCGGCTGTGGGACGTGGCCGCCGGCGCGCAGGCGGTGGGGCGCTCGTACTTCACGCAGTCCGCCAACTGGCGCCGCATCGCGCACATCGTCGCCGACGAGATCTGGAAGAAGATCACCGGCGAGGGCGGATTCTTCGACACCCGCGTCGTCTACGTCGCCGAGAGCGGCCCCGGCACCGCGCGCGTCAAGCGGCTGGCGATCATGGACCAGGACGGCGCCAACCACCGCTTCCTGACCGACGGCCGCGCGCTGGTGCTGACGCCGCGCTTCTCGCCGACCCTGCAGGAGGTCGTCTACATGTCGTACGCCTCCGGCGCGCCGCAGGTCTACGTCATGAACGTCGACTCCGGCCGCCAGGAGCTGCTCGGCAACTTTCCCGGCATGACCTTCGCGCCGCGCTTCTCGCCCGACGGCAACCGCGTCGTGATGAGCCTGTCGGCCGACGGCAACTCCGACATCTACTCGATGGACGTCCGGTCGCGCTCGATGTCGCGGCTGACCAACCATCCCTCGATCGACACCTCGCCGAGCTACTCGCCCGACGGCTCGCAGATCGTGTTCGCGTCGGACCGCGGCGGCAGCCAGCAGATCTACATCATGGGCTCGGGCGGCGGCGACGGCAGGCGCGTCAGCTTCGGGTCCGGGCGCTACAGCACGCCGGTCTGGTCGCCGCGCGGCGACCTGATCGCCTTCACCAAGCAGGACGGCGGCAGCTTCTCGATCGGCGTCATGCGGATCGACGGATCGGGCGAGCGCATCCTGGCGTCGAGCTATCTCGACGAGGGGCCGACCTGGGCCCCCAACGGGCGGTTCCTGATGTTCTTCCGCCAGGCGCCGAACGCCGGCGGCCGTCCCGGCGCGGTGCGCCTGTACATGGTCGACATGACCGGACAGAATCTGCGGCCCGTGCCGACGCCGACCGACGCGTCGGATCCGGCGTGGTCGCCGCTGATTCCGCAGTAG